The sequence GCCCGGTCAAGAGCTGGTGCTGAACGAAGGCCTGAACGTGGTGGAGACCGCCGGCTACGAGATCCAGGGCGAGGTCGTGGTGCTCAAGGAAGTGCTGGACGAGGAGCGCGCCATCGTCACCCAGCGCGCCGACGAGGACCGCGTCGGCATCATCGCGGATCCGCTGCGCCAGGTGAAGCTCAAGATCGGCGATCACCTGCTCATCGACGCCAAGAGCGGCTACCTCCTCGAGAAGCTCCCCAAGAGCGAGGTCGAGGACCTCTCGCTCGAGGAAGTGCCCGACATCTCCTACGACGACATCGGCGGGCTCGGCAGCCAGATCGAAACCATCAAGGACGCGGTCGAGCTGCCCTACCTCTACGCCGACTACTACAAGGAGCACCACCTCGCGCCGCCGAAGGGCGTGCTCCTGTACGGACCTCCCGGCTGCGGCAAGACCATGATCGCCAAGGCGGTCGCCAACAACCTGGCCGCCCGCATCTCGGAGAAGCGCGGCGAGAAGGTCAAGGGCTTCTTCCTCAACATCAAGGGCCCCGAGCTGCTCAACAAGTACGTCGGTGAGACCGAGCGCAAGATCCGCGAGATCTTCATCAAGGCGCGCGAGAAGGCCGCCGAGGACGTGCCGGTGGTGGTGTTCTTCGACGAGATGGACGCCCTGTTCCGCACCCGCGGGTCGGGCATCTCCTCCGACGTGGAGACGACGATCGTGCCGCAGCTGCTGGCCGAGATCGACGGCGTGGAGCACCTGAAGAACGTCATCGTCATCGGCGCCTCCAACCGCCAGGACCTCATCGACCCGGCCATCCTGCGTCCCGGCCGGCTCGACGTGAAGATCAAGATCGAGCGGCCCGACGCCGCCTCCGCGGTCGACATCTTCAACAAGTACATGACCGTCGAGCTGCCCATCCACGAGGACGAGATCCGGCAGAGCAGCGGCGACACGCAGGGCGCGGTGGATCGCATGATCGCGGCCACCATCGAGGAGATGTACAGCCTCGGCGAGGAGAACCGCTTCCTCGAGGTCACCTACGCCAACGGCGACAAGGAGGTCCTCTACTTCAAGGACTTCTCCTCGGGCGCGATGATCGAGTCGGTCGTGCGCCGGGCCAAGAAGCTCGCGCTGAAGCGCTACATCCAGCTCAGCGAGAAGGGCATCAAGGTCGAGGACCTGCTCAACGCGGTCCGCGAGGAGTTCAAGGAGAACGAGGATCTGCCCAACACCACGAATCCCGACGATTGGGCCAAGATCGCGGGCAAGAAGGGCGAGCGGATCGTGTACGTGAAGCCGCTCATGGGCGAGACGAAGGAAAAGCAGCGCGCCGTCGAGCGCGTGATCAATACCGGCCAGTACCTGTAGGCCCTGCGGCGGGGGGGAGCGCTGGGCTCCCCCCCGCCGTGTGTCTTTCAATGCCCAGCACGATCGAAGACCCGGGGACGTCAATGGCGATTCCGAAGGTGATGGGGATCGAGACCGAATACGGAATCACGGTCAAGAACCAGCCCGACTTCAACCCGATTCTCTCCTCGCTGCTGCTGATCAACTCCTACGAGACCTACCGGTCCTCCCGCATCCGCTGGGACTACGAGGCGGAGAGTCCCCTGCGGGACGCCCGCGGCTTCGAGTACATGGAGGACAAGGAGGTCCCCTCGAAGGAAGAGTCGCGTCTGATCAATCTCATCCTCTCCAACGGCGCGCGCTTCTACGTGGACCACGCCCATCCCGAGTACTCCTCCCCGGAGACGACCAACCCACGCGACTGCGTGATCTGGGACCGGGCGGGCGAGCGCATCCTGAACCTCTCGCGCACCCGGGCCGAGGCGGTGTCGCCCCCCGAGCAGCGCATCCTCATCTACAAGAACAACACCGACTCGAAGGGCAACTCCTACGGCACCCACGAGAACTACCTCATGGACCGCAAGGTCCCCTTCGCCCGCATCGTCCAGTACCTGCTCCCCTTCTTCGTGAGCCGGCAGATCTTCACCGGCGCGGGCAAGGTGGGGGCGGAGAACAACACCGAGTTCTGCGAGTTCCAGGTCTCCCAGCGGGCCGACTTCCTGGAGACCGAGGTGGGGCTGGAGACGATGCACAGCCGGCCCATCATCAACACCCGCGACGAGCCGCACGCCGACCCCGAGAAGTACCGCCGGCTCCACGTCATCGTGGGCGACGCCAACATGAGTGAGGTCTCCAACTACCTCAAGTGCGGCACCATGGCCATCGTGCTCAGCATGATCGAGGACGACTTCATCGACCGCGACCTGTCGCTGGACAGCCCGGTGCTCTCGTACCGTCGCGTATCGCGCGACCTCTCGTGTCGCGAGGTCATGCGGATGAAGGACGGCCGCTCTCTCAGCGCGGTGGATCTGCAGCGCGAGTTCCTGGACCTGGCCCATCGCTACTACCGCGAGCGCGAGCACGAGCCGTGGGTCGACGACGTGATGGCGCGCTGGGGGTCGGTGCTGGATCGCCTCGCCGCGGATCCCATGAGCCTGGAACGCGAGCTCGACTGGGTGATCAAGCGGCACATCATCGAGAACTACATGGCCAAGCACGGCTGCGACTGGTCGGATTCCCGGGTCGCCATGATCGACCTGCAGTACCACGACATCCGGCCGAGCAAGGGCCTCTACTACAAGCTGGAGGAATCGGACGCGGTCGAGCGCCTCACCACCGAGGACGAGGTGACCAAGGCGATCTACGACCCGCCCAAGGACACCCGGGCCTATTTCCGCGGGATGTGCCTGCAGAAGTATTCCGACGAGGTGGTCTCCGCTTCGTGGGACTCGGTGATCTTCGATCTGAAGGAAGGCCCGCTCAAGAAGATCTTCATGCTGGAGCCGCTCCGGGGCACCGAGGCGCACGTGCGGCAGCTCTTCGACGAATCGCCCAGCGCGGGCGACCTGCTCCGCAATCTCGGCAAGCCGAGCGGCGACTTCTAGGATGCTCGAGGAGCGCGGGTCCGGCGGCGTCTGGAAGGGCGCCTTCTTCGACTATTCGACCTCGAGCTTCGCCGAGATCCTCAATCGCGCGGCCCCTCACCTCCTCCCGGGCCGCTCCGAGTCCGGCGCGGACGACGCGGGCGCGCCGTCGGTGCCCCACGGCACCACCGTGCTGGCGATCCGGTACCGCGACGGGGTCATCATGGCGGGCGACCGCCAGGCGAGCGAGGGCTACCAGGTGGCCCATCGCCGCATCGACAAGATCTTCAAGGCCGACGACCTCTCCGGCGTCGGCATCGCGGGGGCGGCGGGCCCGGCCATGGAGATGGCCCGGCTCTTCCAGACCGAGCTCGAGCACTACGAGAAGGTCGAGGGCGAGAACCTCTCGCTCGAGGGCAAGGCCAACAAGCTCGGCCAGATGATCCGCATGAACCTGCCCATGGCCATGCAGGGCCTGGTGGTGGTGCCGATCTTCGCCGGCTTCGACGAGCGCTCCGGGTTGGGCCGCCTCTTCAAGTACGACGTGACCGGCGGCCGTTACGAGGAGACCGACTACTTCGCCCAGGGCTCGGGCGGCAAGGACGCGCGCGACTCGCTCAAGAAGCGCTTCAAGCGCGACATGAGCCGCGACGAGGCCCTACGGGTGGCGATCGAGGCCCTCATCGACGCGGCCGACGAGGATCTCGGCACCGGCGGGCCCGATCTGCAGCGGGGCATCGTGCCCTCGGTGAAGACGATCACCCGCTCCGGCTTCGCGGACGTCGCCGACGACGAGATCCGGCGTCACTGCGAAGCGATCCTCAACGACCGCAACCGCCTCTAGCCCGCGAGCGCGCCCCATGCCGCTGCCCTACTACGTCTCCCCCGAGCAGATGATGAAGGACAAGGCGGAGTATGCCCGCAAGGGCATCTCCCGCGGCCGGGCCATCGTCGCCATCGAGTACCGCGACGGGGTGCTGCTGGTGGCCGAGAACCCCTCGACCCTCCTCCACAAGATCTCGGAGATCTACGACCGCATCGCCTTCGCGGGAGTGGGCAAGTACAACGAGTTCGAGAACCTCCGGGTGGCCGGGGTGCGCCACGCCGACATCAAGGGCTATTCGTACAGCCGGGGCGACGTCAGCGCCAAGTCGCTGGCCAACGCCTACTCGCAGGCCCTCGGCAATATCTTCACCCAGGACATCAAGCCGTTCGAGGTCGAGGTGCTGGTGGTGGAGGTCGGCGACAACAACGGCACCAAGAACGAGATCTACCACATCCTCTACGACGGCACGATCGAGGACGAGAAGAACTACGCGGCGATGGGCGGGCAGTCCGAGGAGATCCGCCGCTATCTGAAGGACAACTTCCAGGACAGCCTGGATCTCTCCCAGGCCCTGCGGCTCGGCGTGCGCGCCCTGATGGTGACCCAGAACAAGACCCTCACCGAGCGCGACCTCGAGGTCGCGGTGCTCGATCGCACCAAGGAGCGCCGCAAGTTCCGGCGCATCCCGGCCGAGGTCCTGCACCAGCTCCTCAGCGAAACCAGCTAGCCTCGACCGGCCGGGCCGTCGAGGTCCCCTCCCAGGGGTTTCTTGCCCCGCGGCTCCTCCCCTGCTACCCTGAGGGCCACATGAAGCGCCGGATCTTCGGGCTCGAGAACGAATACGGCCTCACCTGCACCCTGAACGGCCAGCGTCGTCTGTCTCCCGACAACGTGGCGCGGTACCTCTTCGAGAAGGTGATCCCGGGGGCCCGGAACGCCAACGTCTTCCTGGAGAACGGCGCCCGGCTCTACCTGGACACCGGCTTCCATCCCGAGTACGCCACCCCCGAGTGTGACGACATCGCGGATCTCGTCATCCACGACAAGGCGGGCGAGCGGATCGTGGAGGACCTGCTGCACCAGGCCGAGAAGCGGCTGCGCGAGGACGGCATCTCCGGTCACATCCTGCTCTTCAAGAACAACACCGACTCCGCGGGCAACTCGTACGGCTGCCACGAGAACTACCTGGTCAGCCGCGACGTCTCGTTCCAGCGCCTGGCCGAAGGCCTGATCCCGTTCTTCGTGACCCGGCAGATCTTCGCGGGCGCCGGCAAGGTACTGCAGACTCCGCGCGGCTTCCACTACTGCCTCTCGCAGCGGGCCCAGCACATCTGCCAGGAGATCTCGGGCGCCACCACCTCGTCCCGCTCGATCATCAACACCCGCGACGAGCCGCACGCCGACGCCGAGAAGTATCGCCGCCTGCACGTGATCGTGGGCGACTCCAACATGTCCGAGGTCGCGACCTACCTGAAAGTGGGGACCACCGCGCTCATCCTGGACATGATCGAGGATGGCCACTTCGACCGGGACTACAGCCTGCAGTCCCCGGTGCAGGCCATCCGGGACATCAGTCACGATCCGACGCTGCGCGAGACGATCCGGCTGAAGGACGGCCGGGCCATCACCCCGCTGCAGCTGCAGATGGAGTACCTCGAGCACGCGACCCGCTACGTGGCCGCCATCGACGCCGATCCGATCACCCGCGACGTGCTCGCCCGCTGGACCTACGTGATCGAGCAGCTCGCCGACGATCCCATGCAGCTGAACCGGGAAGTCGACTGGGTGATCAAGCAGCAGCTGATCCAGGCCTACATGGAGAAGAACCGTCTGTCCTGGCGGGACCCCAAGGTCTCGCTCATGGACCTTCAGTACCACGACATCCGGCCCGACAAGGGGCTGTACTTCAGTCTGGTGCGTCGCGACCTGGTGGACCGCATCACCGACGATGAATCCATCGAGCGCGCCAAGCATGTGCCCCCGCAGACCACGCGGGCCCGGCTGCGGGGCGAATTCATCCGTCAGGCCAACCTCAAGGGCAAGGACTACCGAGTGGACTGGGTCTATCTCAAGCTCAACGATCCGGAGCGCGAGACGATTCTCTGCAAGGACCCATTCCAGAGCCACGACGAGCGCGTCGAGCGACTGATCCGCTCGTTCTAGACACCCCGCTCGCGCGGTTCCCGGCGGGCGGCGCAGGACCGACCGACCATGCCACACACTCCGCTCCGCCCGGATGCGATCAATTCCATCGTCGCC is a genomic window of Candidatus Methylomirabilota bacterium containing:
- the arc gene encoding proteasome ATPase; protein product: MTDSNYRRRLTEYEVQVQDLQAYVRSLETETGRLRKKLEDAPKEFMILENKLREANRQLVQAFNQNEKLVNTLYEAREQITSLKEEVDKLCAPPSTYGVFLSINEDATVNILSQGRKVKVNLHPSIKAEEIKPGQELVLNEGLNVVETAGYEIQGEVVVLKEVLDEERAIVTQRADEDRVGIIADPLRQVKLKIGDHLLIDAKSGYLLEKLPKSEVEDLSLEEVPDISYDDIGGLGSQIETIKDAVELPYLYADYYKEHHLAPPKGVLLYGPPGCGKTMIAKAVANNLAARISEKRGEKVKGFFLNIKGPELLNKYVGETERKIREIFIKAREKAAEDVPVVVFFDEMDALFRTRGSGISSDVETTIVPQLLAEIDGVEHLKNVIVIGASNRQDLIDPAILRPGRLDVKIKIERPDAASAVDIFNKYMTVELPIHEDEIRQSSGDTQGAVDRMIAATIEEMYSLGEENRFLEVTYANGDKEVLYFKDFSSGAMIESVVRRAKKLALKRYIQLSEKGIKVEDLLNAVREEFKENEDLPNTTNPDDWAKIAGKKGERIVYVKPLMGETKEKQRAVERVINTGQYL
- the dop gene encoding depupylase/deamidase Dop, which encodes MAIPKVMGIETEYGITVKNQPDFNPILSSLLLINSYETYRSSRIRWDYEAESPLRDARGFEYMEDKEVPSKEESRLINLILSNGARFYVDHAHPEYSSPETTNPRDCVIWDRAGERILNLSRTRAEAVSPPEQRILIYKNNTDSKGNSYGTHENYLMDRKVPFARIVQYLLPFFVSRQIFTGAGKVGAENNTEFCEFQVSQRADFLETEVGLETMHSRPIINTRDEPHADPEKYRRLHVIVGDANMSEVSNYLKCGTMAIVLSMIEDDFIDRDLSLDSPVLSYRRVSRDLSCREVMRMKDGRSLSAVDLQREFLDLAHRYYREREHEPWVDDVMARWGSVLDRLAADPMSLERELDWVIKRHIIENYMAKHGCDWSDSRVAMIDLQYHDIRPSKGLYYKLEESDAVERLTTEDEVTKAIYDPPKDTRAYFRGMCLQKYSDEVVSASWDSVIFDLKEGPLKKIFMLEPLRGTEAHVRQLFDESPSAGDLLRNLGKPSGDF
- the prcB gene encoding proteasome subunit beta, which codes for MLEERGSGGVWKGAFFDYSTSSFAEILNRAAPHLLPGRSESGADDAGAPSVPHGTTVLAIRYRDGVIMAGDRQASEGYQVAHRRIDKIFKADDLSGVGIAGAAGPAMEMARLFQTELEHYEKVEGENLSLEGKANKLGQMIRMNLPMAMQGLVVVPIFAGFDERSGLGRLFKYDVTGGRYEETDYFAQGSGGKDARDSLKKRFKRDMSRDEALRVAIEALIDAADEDLGTGGPDLQRGIVPSVKTITRSGFADVADDEIRRHCEAILNDRNRL
- the prcA gene encoding proteasome subunit alpha, producing MPLPYYVSPEQMMKDKAEYARKGISRGRAIVAIEYRDGVLLVAENPSTLLHKISEIYDRIAFAGVGKYNEFENLRVAGVRHADIKGYSYSRGDVSAKSLANAYSQALGNIFTQDIKPFEVEVLVVEVGDNNGTKNEIYHILYDGTIEDEKNYAAMGGQSEEIRRYLKDNFQDSLDLSQALRLGVRALMVTQNKTLTERDLEVAVLDRTKERRKFRRIPAEVLHQLLSETS
- the pafA gene encoding Pup--protein ligase — protein: MKRRIFGLENEYGLTCTLNGQRRLSPDNVARYLFEKVIPGARNANVFLENGARLYLDTGFHPEYATPECDDIADLVIHDKAGERIVEDLLHQAEKRLREDGISGHILLFKNNTDSAGNSYGCHENYLVSRDVSFQRLAEGLIPFFVTRQIFAGAGKVLQTPRGFHYCLSQRAQHICQEISGATTSSRSIINTRDEPHADAEKYRRLHVIVGDSNMSEVATYLKVGTTALILDMIEDGHFDRDYSLQSPVQAIRDISHDPTLRETIRLKDGRAITPLQLQMEYLEHATRYVAAIDADPITRDVLARWTYVIEQLADDPMQLNREVDWVIKQQLIQAYMEKNRLSWRDPKVSLMDLQYHDIRPDKGLYFSLVRRDLVDRITDDESIERAKHVPPQTTRARLRGEFIRQANLKGKDYRVDWVYLKLNDPERETILCKDPFQSHDERVERLIRSF